Proteins from a single region of Sphingobacteriaceae bacterium:
- a CDS encoding biotin transporter BioY, with translation MMPLNRLIMTGLFAALSGVLAQLLIPLPFTPVPITLQTLAPMLAGLLLGPRYGALSQVVYLALGLAGAPVFAGGQGGPGVLLGPTGGYLVGHVAGAWLTGRLAAGSWGRPLLRFVAAAVAGGIAAIYAVGVPWLAVVADLPAGAALAAGALPFLPGDIIKAAAAALLAQRLAHALPDLPPA, from the coding sequence ATGATGCCTTTGAACCGCCTGATCATGACGGGCCTGTTCGCCGCCTTGTCGGGGGTCCTGGCCCAACTGCTCATTCCCCTGCCCTTTACGCCGGTGCCCATCACCCTGCAAACCTTGGCCCCCATGCTGGCGGGGCTGCTGCTGGGTCCCCGCTACGGCGCCTTGTCCCAGGTGGTGTATTTGGCCTTGGGCCTGGCCGGCGCGCCCGTGTTCGCCGGCGGCCAGGGCGGTCCGGGAGTGCTGCTGGGCCCCACGGGCGGCTACCTGGTGGGCCACGTGGCGGGAGCCTGGCTGACCGGCCGGTTGGCCGCCGGATCCTGGGGCAGGCCTTTGCTCCGTTTCGTAGCCGCCGCCGTAGCGGGGGGCATCGCCGCCATTTACGCCGTCGGGGTGCCCTGGCTGGCGGTGGTTGCCGACCTGCCTGCCGGGGCGGCCCTGGCCGCCGGCGCCTTGCCCTTCCTGCCGGGGGACATCATCAAAGCGGCCGCCGCTGCCCTCTTGGCCCAACGCTTGGCCCATGCTCTACCTGATTTGCCGCCGGCATAG
- a CDS encoding L,D-transpeptidase has product MPGQRRLNSRRRFDQGIDRQSPTDHRGCRWRAAAALALLLVLLPVYGALADQLAAPGVASPLVEDAPVPAGEAAHLPGDRLQVFQFADRLNARLREWGQGATGQEPYDRLLLLVPARTLIAYRDGRPVRAYPAAVGRSTDPTPTGSFQIINRVVDPTWYPRGAEPVPPGPDNPIGSRWLGLDLPGYGIHGTNNPDSIGLPVSLGCIRLLPGHVEELFDRTMIGTPVDIVYQRLWLAPSPDGLEVLVGVFPDPYHQEEVAVADVFARLTAYRPAGVPGDAAAAWLAAGDAGPALFVVGPERAAVTTLNGRPLPGVEPVMVDADPWLPVEPLATYIGARVQGDSPPGELWVDGRPVPARMVAGRRVAPARLLAQRLGLSMTALVDADEILMVELSGLGVFWWGGPPSGPGGHPGPQESQEAQGGRRLFRRQRPILVTRRAMHLAGGRLAVPAADLQPWLGDQLAVGPGTALPLGGPNPSYSGGPFRVTYRGRPVAWVTGPGPTAGEPKVYLLLDSLAAAGAFTVTAHPFYPMVILQGRGSP; this is encoded by the coding sequence ATGCCGGGGCAGCGGCGCCTGAACAGCCGGCGGCGGTTTGACCAAGGGATTGACCGACAGAGCCCGACAGACCATCGGGGCTGCCGGTGGCGTGCAGCGGCGGCCCTGGCCCTATTGCTGGTGCTCCTTCCGGTCTATGGGGCCCTGGCCGACCAGCTGGCGGCGCCGGGAGTGGCCAGCCCCTTGGTGGAAGACGCCCCGGTCCCCGCCGGTGAAGCCGCCCACCTGCCCGGCGACCGGCTCCAGGTATTTCAATTTGCCGACCGGCTCAACGCTCGCCTGCGGGAATGGGGCCAGGGCGCCACCGGGCAGGAGCCCTACGACCGCCTGCTGCTCCTGGTGCCCGCCCGCACCTTGATCGCCTACCGGGACGGCCGGCCGGTGCGGGCCTACCCCGCAGCCGTAGGCCGCAGCACCGATCCCACCCCTACGGGTTCCTTCCAAATAATCAACCGGGTGGTGGACCCCACCTGGTATCCCCGGGGCGCTGAACCGGTGCCGCCGGGCCCCGACAATCCCATCGGCTCCCGCTGGCTGGGCTTGGACCTGCCCGGCTACGGCATCCATGGCACCAACAATCCCGACAGCATCGGGCTGCCCGTTTCCCTGGGCTGCATCCGCCTGCTCCCCGGCCATGTGGAGGAACTGTTTGACCGCACCATGATCGGCACCCCCGTGGACATCGTCTACCAGCGGCTTTGGCTGGCCCCTTCCCCCGACGGCCTGGAGGTGCTGGTGGGCGTCTTTCCCGATCCGTACCATCAGGAAGAAGTGGCGGTGGCCGATGTGTTTGCCCGGCTGACGGCCTACCGGCCCGCGGGTGTCCCGGGTGATGCGGCAGCGGCGTGGCTGGCGGCCGGCGACGCCGGCCCGGCCTTGTTCGTGGTGGGCCCGGAGCGGGCGGCGGTGACCACCTTGAACGGCCGCCCCCTGCCCGGTGTGGAACCCGTCATGGTGGATGCCGACCCCTGGCTGCCCGTGGAACCCTTGGCAACTTACATAGGCGCCAGGGTCCAAGGGGACTCCCCGCCGGGCGAGCTGTGGGTGGACGGCCGGCCGGTGCCTGCCCGCATGGTGGCCGGCCGACGGGTGGCCCCGGCGCGGCTGCTGGCCCAAAGGCTGGGCCTGTCCATGACGGCATTGGTGGATGCCGATGAGATCCTCATGGTGGAGTTGTCGGGGTTGGGGGTCTTCTGGTGGGGCGGCCCGCCCTCCGGTCCCGGCGGCCACCCCGGGCCGCAGGAGAGCCAAGAGGCCCAGGGGGGCCGACGGCTGTTCCGCCGGCAGCGCCCCATCCTGGTCACCCGCAGGGCCATGCACCTGGCCGGCGGCCGCCTGGCCGTCCCGGCGGCGGACCTCCAGCCCTGGCTGGGCGACCAATTGGCGGTGGGGCCGGGCACCGCCCTGCCCTTAGGCGGCCCTAACCCAAGCTACAGCGGCGGCCCATTCCGAGTCACATACCGCGGCCGGCCCGTGGCCTGGGTGACGGGGCCGGGGCCGACCGCCGGCGAACCAAAGGTTTACCTCCTCCTGGACAGCCTGGCGGCGGCGGGGGCCTTCACCGTGACGGCCCATCCTTTTTATCCCATGGTGATTCTGCAGGGACGGGGCAGCCCCTGA
- a CDS encoding sigma-70 family RNA polymerase sigma factor, translating into MDHAPQPLARSGDDDDRELVERARAGDEGAFAQLVTRYEGRVYNLALRYCGDAHEAGDLAQEAFLRVYRGLSGFRGTARFSTWLYRIVINVCRDWERKRRRRPTVAWPTVDDGDRPKDLPDPAPGPEEVSADNELRRRVVQEIAQLPQEYRQAVLLRDVQDLSYGEIAHILQVSVGTVKSRIHRGRAALRDRLAAAGLLPPGSGAGRGEDDGP; encoded by the coding sequence ATGGATCACGCCCCCCAGCCCCTGGCCCGGAGCGGTGACGACGACGACCGGGAACTGGTGGAACGGGCCCGGGCCGGAGATGAAGGGGCCTTCGCCCAGTTGGTCACCCGCTATGAAGGCCGGGTTTACAATTTGGCTTTGCGCTACTGCGGCGATGCCCACGAGGCCGGCGACCTGGCCCAGGAGGCCTTCCTGCGGGTTTACCGGGGGTTGTCGGGGTTCCGGGGCACCGCCCGGTTTTCCACTTGGCTGTACCGCATTGTCATCAACGTCTGCCGGGATTGGGAGCGCAAGCGCCGTCGCCGTCCCACGGTGGCGTGGCCTACGGTGGACGACGGCGACCGCCCCAAGGACTTGCCCGACCCGGCGCCGGGACCCGAAGAAGTTTCGGCGGACAACGAACTGCGGCGCCGGGTGGTCCAGGAGATCGCCCAGCTGCCGCAGGAGTACCGGCAGGCGGTGCTGCTCCGGGACGTGCAGGATTTGAGCTACGGTGAGATTGCCCACATCCTGCAGGTGAGTGTCGGCACCGTCAAATCGAGAATTCACCGCGGCCGCGCCGCCTTGCGGGACCGCCTGGCAGCGGCCGGCCTGCTGCCCCCCGGCAGCGGCGCGGGCCGAGGGGAGGACGATGGGCCTTGA
- a CDS encoding zf-HC2 domain-containing protein — MTDAHPQEELLSAWVDDALSPAEKEALDRHLAQCDRCRATVAQLQAVRDLLRDLPREPVPAGWRDGLMARVAGEEDAPPDGAAAPAGGAPWWSSRPGLLAGAAVVLLILVVGGLRLMGPLGAGSPAADEVAPLSQPFIAMERVETTDELVPESDAAGDPGVGGHALDAGRAQDAGDTQDGGANEILMAERQPGRRRVHFTVLATALTTLAVTVSLLIVVTRRRRSPPPA, encoded by the coding sequence TTGACCGACGCCCATCCCCAGGAAGAACTGCTGTCGGCCTGGGTGGACGACGCCCTGTCGCCGGCAGAAAAAGAGGCCCTCGACCGGCACCTGGCCCAATGTGACCGGTGCCGCGCTACCGTGGCCCAGCTCCAGGCGGTGCGGGACCTGTTGCGGGACCTGCCCCGGGAGCCGGTGCCCGCCGGTTGGCGGGACGGGCTCATGGCCCGGGTGGCCGGGGAAGAAGACGCCCCGCCCGACGGCGCCGCCGCCCCGGCGGGGGGCGCCCCCTGGTGGTCCTCCCGGCCCGGCCTGCTGGCCGGTGCGGCGGTCGTTCTCCTGATCCTGGTGGTGGGCGGCCTGCGCCTCATGGGCCCCCTGGGAGCCGGCTCACCGGCAGCCGACGAAGTCGCTCCCTTGAGCCAGCCCTTCATCGCCATGGAACGGGTGGAAACAACCGATGAACTGGTCCCCGAATCCGATGCCGCCGGCGACCCCGGCGTGGGCGGCCATGCCCTAGACGCCGGCCGAGCCCAGGACGCCGGCGACACCCAGGACGGCGGTGCCAATGAGATCCTGATGGCTGAGCGGCAGCCCGGCAGGCGGCGGGTGCATTTCACGGTGCTGGCCACAGCGCTGACAACGCTGGCGGTTACCGTCTCCCTCTTGATCGTGGTCACCCGCCGGCGCCGGTCCCCGCCCCCCGCCTAG
- a CDS encoding ATP-binding protein yields MKQARRLTPEEVINVCDPEEFDFETTEEVPALAGMIGQERATRAMEFGLRMNGTGYNIFMAGPPGTGKTTYAVNMAGLMAGKKPVPRDWVYVYNFDRPDQPQAISLRPGFGRLFVQYMSELVTDAAAEIAKVFESEHYEKERQELMLSLHRKGEEIFKEVEAQIRPYGFALSHGPTGFLTIPLDARGQPLSREDFEALPESYRKLLEERSRVVQQILSDGMRRVRAVERETREALRKLDRDLANAALEPLFRRVAEAFPKEPKVAAYLERVQADMVDRLHVFRTTEERKPPLPMFGPSPDERKETLQRYAVNLLVDHSQSRGAPVVVEANPTYYNLLGKVEFVGHMGGLTTNHTQIKAGALHRANGGYLILQAMDVLMSPGAWEALKRALKTSRLYIEALGAQAGFVPMRSMRPEPIPLDVKVILIGNPRLYHMLHQYDEDFDKLFKVRADFDVEMDRNPANLMGYASFISSHSRREALRHFDRTAVAKIIEFSSRLADDQRKLSTRFGEIVDILYEANAWAEASGMPVVNGDHVKQAIEEKIYRSNLMEEKIQEAIQRGRLLVDVSGRVVGQVNGLSVMGIGDHFFGRPSRITARIYMGEKGVVNIERETELSGRIHDKGLLTLIGYLGGRYAQNRPLTLSASITFEQLYSGVDGDSASSAELYALLSALAGLPIDQGIAVTGSINQYGQIQPIGGVNEKIEGFFAACKALGMTGRQGVVIPVQNVENLMLKDEVVEAVRDGRFHIWAISTVDEGLALLTGVPAGEPDEQGQYPPDTVHGRVHARLEELAQGLKAFGVRGAPAPGARRTYPEVEEPEPVPRDDGEAPW; encoded by the coding sequence TTGAAGCAGGCCAGGCGCTTGACTCCTGAAGAAGTCATCAACGTATGTGACCCTGAAGAATTCGACTTCGAAACTACAGAAGAGGTGCCGGCCCTGGCCGGCATGATCGGCCAGGAGCGGGCCACCCGGGCCATGGAGTTCGGCCTGCGGATGAACGGCACCGGCTACAACATTTTCATGGCCGGCCCGCCGGGCACCGGCAAGACCACCTACGCCGTCAACATGGCGGGCCTCATGGCCGGAAAGAAGCCTGTTCCCCGGGATTGGGTCTACGTTTACAACTTCGACCGGCCCGATCAGCCCCAGGCCATCAGCCTGCGGCCCGGCTTCGGGCGGCTGTTCGTACAGTACATGTCCGAACTGGTCACCGACGCCGCCGCCGAAATCGCCAAGGTTTTCGAAAGCGAACATTACGAGAAGGAACGCCAGGAACTCATGCTCTCCCTCCATCGCAAGGGGGAGGAGATCTTCAAGGAAGTGGAGGCCCAGATCCGGCCCTACGGCTTCGCCTTGAGCCACGGCCCCACCGGCTTCCTGACCATTCCCCTGGACGCCCGGGGCCAGCCCCTGAGCCGGGAAGACTTCGAAGCCCTGCCGGAGTCCTACCGCAAGCTGCTGGAGGAGCGGAGCCGGGTGGTCCAGCAGATCCTTAGCGACGGCATGCGCCGGGTGCGGGCCGTGGAGCGGGAGACCCGGGAAGCCCTGCGCAAGCTGGACCGGGATCTGGCCAACGCCGCCCTGGAGCCTTTGTTCCGCCGGGTGGCCGAAGCCTTCCCCAAAGAGCCCAAAGTGGCCGCCTATCTGGAGCGGGTCCAGGCCGACATGGTGGACCGGCTCCACGTCTTCCGCACCACCGAGGAGCGGAAGCCGCCCCTGCCCATGTTCGGCCCCAGCCCCGACGAGCGCAAGGAAACCCTCCAGCGCTACGCCGTCAACCTCCTGGTGGACCACAGCCAGAGCCGGGGCGCCCCCGTGGTGGTGGAGGCCAACCCCACCTACTACAACCTGCTGGGCAAGGTGGAGTTCGTCGGCCACATGGGCGGCCTGACCACCAACCATACCCAGATCAAGGCCGGCGCCCTGCACCGGGCCAACGGCGGCTATCTCATCCTGCAGGCCATGGACGTCCTCATGAGCCCCGGGGCCTGGGAGGCCCTGAAGCGGGCCCTCAAGACCAGCCGGCTGTACATCGAGGCCCTCGGGGCCCAGGCCGGCTTCGTGCCCATGCGCAGCATGCGGCCCGAGCCCATTCCCCTGGACGTGAAGGTCATCCTCATCGGCAACCCCCGGCTGTACCACATGCTGCACCAGTACGACGAGGATTTTGACAAGCTGTTCAAGGTGCGGGCCGACTTCGACGTGGAGATGGACCGGAATCCCGCCAACCTGATGGGTTATGCCAGTTTCATCAGTTCCCACAGCCGGCGGGAGGCCCTGCGCCATTTCGACCGCACCGCCGTGGCCAAGATCATCGAATTCTCCTCCCGGCTGGCCGACGACCAGCGAAAGTTGTCCACCCGCTTCGGCGAGATCGTGGACATCCTTTACGAAGCCAACGCCTGGGCCGAAGCCAGCGGCATGCCCGTGGTCAACGGCGACCACGTGAAGCAGGCCATCGAGGAAAAGATCTACCGTTCCAATCTGATGGAGGAGAAGATCCAGGAAGCCATCCAGCGGGGCCGTCTCCTGGTGGACGTGTCCGGCCGGGTGGTGGGCCAGGTCAACGGCCTGTCGGTCATGGGCATCGGCGACCACTTCTTCGGCCGGCCGTCCCGCATTACCGCCCGCATCTACATGGGGGAGAAGGGCGTAGTCAACATCGAGCGGGAAACGGAACTGTCGGGCCGCATCCACGACAAGGGGCTCCTGACCCTCATCGGGTACTTGGGCGGCCGCTACGCCCAGAATAGGCCCTTGACCTTGTCGGCCAGCATAACTTTCGAGCAGTTGTATTCAGGGGTGGACGGCGACTCCGCCTCCAGCGCCGAACTGTACGCCCTCCTGTCGGCCCTGGCGGGGCTGCCCATCGACCAGGGCATCGCCGTCACCGGCTCCATCAACCAGTACGGGCAGATCCAGCCCATCGGCGGCGTCAACGAGAAGATCGAAGGCTTTTTCGCCGCCTGCAAGGCCTTGGGCATGACGGGCCGCCAGGGCGTGGTCATTCCGGTGCAAAACGTGGAGAATTTGATGCTCAAGGACGAGGTGGTGGAAGCCGTCCGGGACGGGCGCTTCCACATCTGGGCCATTTCTACCGTGGATGAAGGCTTGGCCTTGCTCACGGGCGTCCCCGCCGGGGAGCCCGACGAACAGGGGCAGTACCCGCCCGACACCGTCCACGGCCGGGTCCACGCCCGCCTGGAAGAGTTGGCCCAAGGCTTGAAGGCCTTCGGTGTCCGGGGCGCCCCCGCCCCCGGCGCCCGCCGTACCTATCCTGAGGTCGAGGAGCCGGAGCCGGTCCCCAGGGACGACGGCGAGGCCCCATGGTGA
- the polA gene encoding DNA polymerase I: MLVDGYSLIFRAFFALPPDLRSADGQPTQAVLGFMNMLVRLLSELEPTHLAVAFDAPGPTFRHEAYPEYKAHREKTPDELLSQFPLVRELLDALNVPVIEAEGYEADDVIATLAGLGRRHDAEVIVVTGDRDLLQVVDEGIRALVSRRGITDLHEYDLDRIRREFGVEPRQLADVKGLMGDQSDNIPGVPGVGEKTALKLIRQFGNVDGVLANLDAVGGKKLPAVLAEHAQAARTSRDLALIAADVPLPVTDLNPLVRRPPKEEETVAVLDRLGFRTLKARLGLDRPQDAVEAGRRLGEAAGTIHIKNPGDPLDDLHTAVAAARQASLVYRWHNPEPNPRREPLLVLAAALEPGGTWIVYSGAPAESGSPPALEGVGDGGAGAGPADASLLAVVDDLLDRAAAGRLKLVVHDLKPLLARRRRDDWAALDFPPGAVFDTAIAAYLLDPGRSTYRVGELARQYLEQTLPEPEDLLPTGRRKAGQPPAGFGSVDRQALAGVLAATAAALPDLAEAMAAHLQAQEMEPLFHDIETPLIFVLAAMEQRGVAIDPQVLKDLGQTISRRIEELAGQIYELAGGPFNINSTQQLGKVLFEDLDLPIIKRTKTGYSTDAEVLETLAGEHPIVDLVMEHRQLAKLQSTYVQGLLAEIDPQDGRIHTTFQQTVAATGRLASTNPNLQNIPIRDEPGKGLRRAFTAPPDHMLVTADYSQIELRILAHLSGDQVLVEAFAAGEDIHRRTAAEVFGVPLDQVTPDQRSAAKAVNFGIIYGISDFGLSRQLGISRAEAKEYIDVYFSRYPGVAEYMEKQIQRAREQGYVRTMFNRIRYLPDIHHRVPHRRQFAERTAINTPIQGTAADIIKLAMVRVARRLGAEGMAARLVLQIHDELMVEAPQGEVDAVARLLVEEMTGAVDLSVALVVDVNVGPDWYNISPYQVNAG, from the coding sequence ATGCTGGTGGACGGCTACAGCCTCATCTTCCGGGCCTTCTTCGCCCTGCCTCCCGATTTGCGCAGCGCCGACGGCCAGCCCACCCAGGCGGTCCTGGGCTTCATGAACATGCTGGTGCGGCTCCTGTCGGAGTTGGAGCCCACCCACCTGGCCGTGGCCTTCGACGCCCCGGGGCCCACCTTCCGCCACGAAGCCTATCCCGAGTACAAGGCCCACCGGGAGAAAACCCCCGACGAGCTGCTCAGCCAGTTCCCCCTGGTGCGGGAACTGCTGGACGCCTTGAACGTGCCCGTCATCGAAGCCGAAGGCTATGAGGCCGATGATGTTATCGCCACCTTGGCGGGGCTGGGCCGCCGCCACGATGCCGAGGTCATCGTGGTGACGGGCGACCGGGACCTGCTCCAGGTGGTGGACGAAGGGATCCGGGCCCTGGTGAGCCGCCGGGGCATCACCGACCTCCACGAGTACGACTTGGACCGGATCCGCCGGGAGTTCGGCGTGGAGCCCCGCCAGCTGGCCGACGTGAAAGGGCTCATGGGCGACCAGTCCGACAACATCCCCGGCGTGCCCGGGGTGGGGGAGAAGACCGCCCTGAAGTTGATCCGCCAGTTCGGCAACGTGGACGGCGTCCTGGCCAACCTGGACGCCGTTGGGGGCAAGAAGTTGCCGGCGGTGCTGGCGGAGCATGCCCAGGCGGCCCGCACCAGCCGGGACCTGGCCCTCATCGCCGCCGACGTGCCCCTGCCCGTAACGGATTTGAACCCCTTGGTCCGCCGCCCGCCCAAGGAGGAAGAGACGGTGGCGGTGCTGGACCGCCTGGGCTTCCGGACCTTGAAGGCCAGGCTGGGCCTGGACCGCCCCCAGGATGCCGTTGAGGCGGGCCGCAGGCTGGGGGAGGCGGCAGGGACCATCCACATCAAGAACCCCGGCGATCCTTTGGATGATTTGCACACGGCCGTGGCCGCCGCCCGGCAGGCGTCTCTGGTCTACCGCTGGCACAACCCCGAACCCAACCCCCGCCGGGAGCCCCTCTTGGTGCTGGCCGCCGCCCTGGAGCCCGGCGGCACGTGGATTGTCTACAGCGGCGCGCCGGCGGAATCCGGCAGCCCGCCGGCCCTGGAGGGCGTGGGGGACGGTGGCGCCGGCGCCGGCCCCGCCGACGCCTCCTTGCTGGCGGTGGTGGACGACCTGCTGGATCGGGCCGCCGCGGGCCGGTTGAAGCTGGTGGTCCACGACTTGAAGCCCCTGCTGGCCCGTCGCCGGCGGGACGACTGGGCCGCATTGGACTTCCCGCCGGGGGCGGTGTTCGATACGGCCATAGCCGCCTATCTCCTGGACCCGGGCCGCAGCACCTACCGGGTGGGAGAACTGGCCCGCCAGTACTTGGAGCAGACTTTGCCCGAGCCCGAGGACCTGCTGCCCACGGGCCGGCGCAAGGCCGGGCAGCCCCCCGCCGGCTTCGGCAGTGTGGACCGGCAGGCCTTGGCCGGGGTTTTGGCAGCGACCGCCGCAGCCCTGCCGGACCTGGCGGAAGCCATGGCCGCCCACCTGCAGGCGCAGGAAATGGAGCCCTTGTTCCACGACATCGAGACGCCCCTCATTTTCGTCCTGGCGGCCATGGAGCAGCGGGGCGTGGCCATCGACCCCCAGGTGCTCAAGGATTTGGGCCAGACCATCAGCCGCCGCATCGAGGAACTGGCCGGCCAGATCTACGAATTGGCCGGGGGCCCCTTCAACATCAACTCCACCCAGCAGTTGGGCAAGGTGCTGTTTGAAGACCTGGACCTGCCCATCATCAAGCGGACCAAGACGGGCTACTCCACCGACGCCGAGGTGCTGGAGACCCTTGCGGGGGAGCATCCCATCGTGGACCTGGTCATGGAGCACCGGCAGCTGGCCAAGCTCCAGAGCACCTATGTGCAGGGGCTGCTGGCGGAAATCGACCCCCAGGACGGCCGCATTCACACCACCTTCCAGCAGACGGTGGCGGCCACTGGGCGCCTGGCCTCCACCAACCCCAACCTGCAGAACATCCCCATCCGGGACGAGCCGGGGAAGGGCCTGCGCCGGGCCTTCACGGCGCCGCCGGACCACATGCTGGTGACGGCCGACTACTCCCAGATCGAACTGCGCATCCTGGCCCACCTGTCGGGGGACCAGGTGCTGGTGGAGGCCTTCGCCGCCGGGGAAGACATCCACCGGCGCACCGCCGCGGAAGTGTTCGGCGTGCCCCTGGACCAGGTGACGCCCGATCAGCGGTCGGCCGCCAAGGCGGTCAACTTCGGCATCATCTACGGCATCAGCGATTTCGGCCTGTCCCGGCAATTGGGCATCAGCCGCGCCGAGGCCAAGGAGTACATCGACGTCTACTTCAGCCGCTATCCCGGGGTGGCAGAGTACATGGAAAAGCAGATCCAGCGGGCCCGGGAGCAAGGCTACGTGCGCACCATGTTCAACCGGATCCGCTACCTGCCCGACATACACCACCGGGTGCCCCACCGGCGCCAGTTCGCCGAGCGCACCGCCATCAACACCCCCATCCAGGGCACCGCCGCCGACATCATCAAGCTGGCCATGGTAAGGGTGGCCCGCCGGCTGGGGGCCGAGGGGATGGCCGCCCGGCTGGTGCTGCAGATCCACGATGAACTGATGGTGGAGGCCCCCCAAGGAGAGGTGGACGCCGTGGCCCGGCTGCTGGTGGAGGAGATGACGGGCGCCGTGGACTTGTCGGTGGCCTTGGTGGTGGATGTGAACGTGGGGCCCGACTGGTACAATATCTCTCCCTACCAGGTGAATGCCGGATAA
- a CDS encoding Fpg/Nei family DNA glycosylase has product MPELPEVETVRLSLAEQVLGAEIEGVQVHHPDAVLAPPPGRWQDLLAGAAITGTGRRGKYLFLALHQPNLADDMVLLVHLRMTGRLLVVPGDEPLEKHTHVQIGLSGGRDLRFVDTRRFGRLAVLPMAHLGPVAAAAGLAPSSNDEDLDGGARSSVKEAAAALDWFQVREALPPGLWTLGPEPLSRDFTPSYLARQLEGRKAPIKRLLLDQRLVAGLGNIYVDEALFRSRIHPARSAGSLTRAEIRRLHKAIGQVLQEGIAWRGTTFSDFVDSESRPGDMGRRLQVFRRQGEPCPKCGTTIEKTRLAGRGTHFCPRCQA; this is encoded by the coding sequence ATGCCCGAATTGCCTGAAGTGGAGACGGTCCGCCTATCCTTGGCCGAACAGGTGCTGGGGGCGGAAATCGAGGGAGTCCAGGTCCATCACCCCGACGCCGTCCTGGCGCCGCCCCCCGGCCGGTGGCAGGATCTCCTGGCCGGGGCCGCCATCACGGGCACCGGCCGCCGGGGCAAGTATTTGTTCCTCGCCTTGCATCAGCCCAACTTGGCAGACGACATGGTGCTGCTGGTCCACCTGCGCATGACCGGTCGCCTGCTGGTAGTGCCGGGCGACGAGCCCCTGGAGAAGCACACCCATGTGCAGATAGGCCTGTCCGGCGGGCGGGACCTGCGTTTTGTCGATACCCGGCGCTTCGGCCGCCTGGCGGTGCTGCCCATGGCTCACCTGGGCCCCGTGGCGGCAGCCGCCGGATTGGCGCCGTCGTCCAATGACGAGGATCTCGACGGCGGGGCGCGCAGCAGCGTCAAAGAAGCAGCTGCTGCCTTGGACTGGTTCCAGGTGCGGGAAGCCCTGCCGCCGGGCCTGTGGACCTTGGGCCCCGAGCCCCTTTCCCGGGATTTCACGCCGTCCTATCTGGCCCGGCAGCTGGAAGGGCGCAAGGCGCCCATCAAGAGGCTGCTCCTGGACCAGCGGCTGGTGGCCGGCCTGGGCAACATCTACGTGGATGAAGCCTTGTTCCGGTCCCGCATCCACCCGGCCCGGTCCGCCGGGTCCCTGACCAGGGCCGAAATCCGGCGGCTCCACAAGGCCATAGGCCAGGTGCTGCAGGAAGGCATCGCCTGGCGGGGCACCACCTTTTCCGACTTCGTAGACAGCGAAAGCCGGCCCGGTGACATGGGCCGGCGGCTGCAGGTCTTTCGCAGGCAAGGGGAGCCTTGCCCCAAATGCGGCACAACCATTGAGAAAACCCGCCTGGCGGGCCGGGGGACCCACTTCTGCCCCCGCTGCCAGGCTTAG
- a CDS encoding zinc-binding dehydrogenase, whose product MTMKAVRIHEFGDTSVLRLEEVPVPEPGPGEVLLKVGATALNYLDLWTRKGQPKPTNPLPHILGSDIAGEVARLGPGVQGWSEGDQVMINPGLSCGQCPACLSGRDNWCPRYGVMGVARNGGYAEYVTVPAVNLVPKPANLSYEEAAAIPLVFITAWHMLDRARLEMGETVLVFGASGGVGTAAVQAARLRGARVLAVAGGEEKARRVKELGAHEVIDHTSQDIAQTVKELTGGRGVDVVVESVGAAVWEAALRSMGRQARLVTCGATSGPQVGIDLRHLFAKHQTMVGTYMGPKADLWTMLPYIEAGRLRGVVDRALPLEEAAQAHQIIENRQHVGKVVLVP is encoded by the coding sequence ATGACTATGAAGGCTGTTCGCATCCATGAATTCGGCGACACTTCCGTTCTCCGGCTGGAGGAGGTGCCCGTCCCCGAGCCGGGGCCGGGCGAGGTTCTCCTGAAGGTGGGCGCCACCGCCCTGAACTATCTGGATCTTTGGACCCGCAAGGGCCAGCCCAAGCCCACCAATCCCCTGCCCCACATCCTGGGCTCCGACATCGCCGGCGAAGTGGCCCGGCTGGGCCCCGGCGTCCAGGGCTGGAGCGAGGGCGACCAGGTCATGATCAACCCCGGCCTGTCCTGCGGCCAATGCCCCGCCTGCCTCAGCGGCCGGGACAACTGGTGCCCCCGGTACGGCGTCATGGGCGTGGCCCGCAACGGGGGCTATGCGGAATACGTGACGGTGCCCGCCGTCAACCTGGTGCCCAAGCCCGCCAACTTGAGCTATGAGGAAGCCGCCGCCATCCCCTTGGTGTTCATCACCGCCTGGCACATGCTGGACCGGGCCCGGCTGGAGATGGGCGAAACGGTGCTGGTCTTCGGCGCCAGCGGCGGTGTGGGCACCGCCGCCGTCCAGGCCGCCCGCCTGCGGGGCGCCCGGGTGCTGGCCGTGGCCGGCGGGGAGGAGAAGGCCCGGCGGGTCAAGGAACTGGGTGCCCATGAGGTCATCGACCATACCAGCCAGGACATTGCCCAGACGGTGAAGGAACTGACGGGCGGCCGGGGCGTGGACGTGGTGGTGGAAAGCGTGGGCGCCGCCGTCTGGGAAGCGGCCCTGCGCAGCATGGGCCGGCAGGCCCGCCTGGTCACCTGCGGCGCCACCAGCGGCCCCCAGGTGGGCATCGACCTGCGCCATCTGTTCGCCAAGCACCAGACCATGGTGGGCACCTACATGGGCCCCAAGGCCGACCTGTGGACCATGCTGCCCTACATCGAAGCGGGCCGGCTGCGGGGGGTCGTGGACCGGGCCCTGCCTTTGGAGGAAGCGGCCCAAGCCCATCAGATCATCGAAAACCGGCAGCACGTGGGGAAGGTAGTTCTCGTTCCCTAA